A window of the Poecile atricapillus isolate bPoeAtr1 chromosome 17, bPoeAtr1.hap1, whole genome shotgun sequence genome harbors these coding sequences:
- the C1QTNF1 gene encoding complement C1q tumor necrosis factor-related protein 1 isoform X1, which translates to MEGLWVHGVLLIFLLPCPVGSQTSSIPGQRWWTDPDEAPSQHQAARATQEQKAEDTQEGLPPQPRCVRCCPPPEKRFYPQYQPMPQINMTILKGEKGDRGERGMQGKFGKTGVAGSRGHAGPKGQKGSMGAPGERCKSHYAAFSVGRKKPLHSNDYYQTLIFDTEFVNLYDHFNMFTGKFYCYIPGIYYFSLNVHTWNQKETYLHIMRNGAEVVILYAQVSDRSIMQSQSVMLELKEQDEVWVRLYKGERENAIFSDEYDTYITFSGHLIKYSGDP; encoded by the exons AtggaggggctgtgggtgcaTGGTGTCCTGCTGatcttcctgctgccctgccctgtgggGAGCCAgaccagctccatccctggccaGCGATGGTGGACAGACCCCGATGAGGCCCCATCCCAGCACCAAGCTGCCAG GGCCACACAGGAGCAGAAGGCTGAGGACACCCAGGAGGGGCTGCCCCCACAGCCCCGCTGTGTCCGCTGCTGCCCCCCACCCGAAAAGCGCTTCTACCCCCAGTACCAGCCCATGCCTCAGATCAACATGACCATCCTGAAAG gaGAGAAGGGGGACCGTGGTGAGCGTGGCATGCAGGGCAAGTTTGGCAAGACGGGGGTGGCCGGCAGCAGGGGCCACGCAGGGCCCAAGGGACAGAAGGGCAGCATGGGCGCCCCCGGGGAGCGCTGCAAGAGCCACTACGCCGCCTTCTCTGTGGGCCGCAAGAAACCCCTGCACAGTAACGACTACTACCAGACCCTCATCTTCGACACGGAGTTTGTCAACCTCTACGACCACTTCAACATGTTCACGGGCAAGTTTTACTGCTACATCCCCGGGATCTACTACTTCAGCCTCAATGTGCACACCTGGAACCAGAAGGAGACGTACCTGCACATCATGCGCAACGGGGCGGAGGTGGTGATCCTCTACGCCCAGGTGAGCGACCGCAGCATCATGCAGAGCCAGAGCGTCATGCtggagctgaaggagcaggatgaggTCTGGGTGCGGCTCTACAAGGGTGAGCGTGAGAACGCCATCTTCAGCGATGAGTACGACACTTACATCACTTTCAGCGGCCACCTCATCAAGTACAGTGGGGACCCCTGA
- the C1QTNF1 gene encoding complement C1q tumor necrosis factor-related protein 1 isoform X2 translates to MPQINMTILKGEKGDRGERGMQGKFGKTGVAGSRGHAGPKGQKGSMGAPGERCKSHYAAFSVGRKKPLHSNDYYQTLIFDTEFVNLYDHFNMFTGKFYCYIPGIYYFSLNVHTWNQKETYLHIMRNGAEVVILYAQVSDRSIMQSQSVMLELKEQDEVWVRLYKGERENAIFSDEYDTYITFSGHLIKYSGDP, encoded by the exons ATGCCTCAGATCAACATGACCATCCTGAAAG gaGAGAAGGGGGACCGTGGTGAGCGTGGCATGCAGGGCAAGTTTGGCAAGACGGGGGTGGCCGGCAGCAGGGGCCACGCAGGGCCCAAGGGACAGAAGGGCAGCATGGGCGCCCCCGGGGAGCGCTGCAAGAGCCACTACGCCGCCTTCTCTGTGGGCCGCAAGAAACCCCTGCACAGTAACGACTACTACCAGACCCTCATCTTCGACACGGAGTTTGTCAACCTCTACGACCACTTCAACATGTTCACGGGCAAGTTTTACTGCTACATCCCCGGGATCTACTACTTCAGCCTCAATGTGCACACCTGGAACCAGAAGGAGACGTACCTGCACATCATGCGCAACGGGGCGGAGGTGGTGATCCTCTACGCCCAGGTGAGCGACCGCAGCATCATGCAGAGCCAGAGCGTCATGCtggagctgaaggagcaggatgaggTCTGGGTGCGGCTCTACAAGGGTGAGCGTGAGAACGCCATCTTCAGCGATGAGTACGACACTTACATCACTTTCAGCGGCCACCTCATCAAGTACAGTGGGGACCCCTGA
- the RBFOX3 gene encoding RNA binding protein fox-1 homolog 3 translates to MGESRAAPPRLGFRGTRAAPARPPGNQDATAPPDAMAQPYPPAQYPPPPQNGIPAEYAPPHPHPTQDYSGQSTVPEHAMTLYTPAQSHSEQPGTDASTQSIAGTQTVPQTDEAAQTDSQQLHSSDNTDKQQPKRLHVSNIPFRFRDPDLRQMFGQFGKILDVEIIFNERGSKGFGFVTFETSTDADRAREKLNGTIVEGRKIEVNNATARVMTNKKVANPYTNGWKLNPVVGAVYGPEFYAVTGFPYPATGTAVAYRGAHLRGRGRAVYNTFRAAPPPPPIPAYGAVVYQDGFYGAEIYGGYAAYRYAQPAAAAAAYSDSYGRVYAAADPYHHTIGPAATYSIGTMASLYRGGYSRFTPY, encoded by the exons GGTAACCAGGACGCCACGGCTCCGCCGGACGCGATGGCTCAGCCCTACCCCCCAGCCCAGTACCCCCCGCCCCCCCAGAACGGGATCCCCGCAGAGTACGCGCCGCCGCACCCCCACCCCACGCAGGACTACTCGGGGCAGAGCACGGTACCGGAGCACGCCATGACCCTCTACACACCAGCACAGAGCCACTCGGAGCAGCCAGGCACCGACGCCAGCACACAGTCCATAGCAGGGACACAGACGGTACCG CAGACAGACGAGGcggcacagacagacagccagCAGCTACACTCCTCAGACAACACAGACAAGCAGCAGCCCAAGAGGTTACACGTCTCCAACATTCCCTTTCGATTCCGGGACCCCGACCTGCGGCAGATGTTTGGG CAATTCGGGAAAATTCTGGACGTGGAGATCATTTTCAACGAGCGGGGCTCCAAG ggttttgggtttgtaACTTTTGAAACTAGCACAGATGCCGACCGGGCACGGGAGAAGCTGAATGGCACCATCGTAGAGGGCCGGAAGATTGAG GTGAACAACGCCACAGCCCGTGTCATGACCAACAAGAAGGTGGCCAACCCCTACACCAACG GCTGGAAGCTGAACCCAGTGGTGGGAGCAGTCTACGGCCCTGAATTCTACGCAG TAACGGGGTTCCCGTACCCCGCCACGGGAACGGCCGTGGCCTACCGAGGGGCACACCTACGGGGCCGAGGACGCGCCGTCTACAACACCTTCCGAGCCGCGCCGCCGCCACCACCCATCCCCGCCTACGGCGC GGTCGTCTACCAGGACGGGTTCTACGGAGCTGAGATCTAT ggGGGCTACGCTGCCTACAGGTACGCCCAGCccgcggcagcagcggccgcgTACAGTGACAG CTATGGCAGAGTGTACGCAGCGGCAGACCCCTACCACCACACCATCGGCCCCGCCGCCACCTACAGCATTGGCACCATG GCTAGTCTATACCGAGGAGGGTACAGCCGCTTCACTCCCTACTAG
- the ENGASE gene encoding cytosolic endo-beta-N-acetylglucosaminidase: protein MAEAAEGPARRGRRTGAEPGAEEPAEAERAARRRRSLQPDIQGTTVLHDTISERPQPLPARYFDTKTTEPISFFLSGLEELLSWQPNSNDEFNVSAVPLAKRQPPLSSRRPRTLVCHDMRGGYLEDRFIQGSATRNPYVFYHWRYIDIFVYFSHHTVTIPPVVWTNAAHRNSVPVLGTFITEWTDGEKLCEAFLAGGEEAYGAVAEQLARIAQHFRFDGWLVNIENTLSAAAVGNLPFFLRDLTARVHSAVPGGLVIWYDSVLKDGTLKWQNELNDQNRIFFDACDGLFTNYNWKEEQLERTQRLAGPRQDDIYVGVDVFARGDVIGGGFDTDKSLRLIRQYGLSAAIFAPGWVYEHLGKENFLQNENRFWGLLAEYLPTHSVCTLPLTTSFSLGMGTSTFLDGKDEESGPWYDLSAQDIQPLYPEQQGTLSTSCCLQDAWCGGSSLQLQGTIPPGEERVAVRLFSLQIPAPPKLFLTLLYKLEGPQPDDITVALEVTTWDSGICLEGNPTSLPEPNGRYHPRFLPAPPPSLAKLLAACHRGSHGWTSRCYELELQDCSLRDLSVIVSRQQPSPQETSFTCLLGEVRVLDTASVAASPPQVHGVTASQLWWQEGPEPEQLSLSLTLRWSFPPGRARWFRVLSQGARCRLGQTAPQVLGLAQGCLFRAVGLSVPRPAPGQSCRLELLVEPVLRDELPVDPERWGRLVLVYSAPGSGTSSDGH, encoded by the exons aTGGCGGAGGCGGCGGAGGGCCCGGCGCGGCGCGGGAGGAGGACGGGAGCCGAGCCCGGGGCCGAGGAGCCGGCTGAGGCGGAGCGAGccgcgcggcggcggcggag CTTGCAGCCGGACATCCAGGGAACCACCGTCCTGCACGACACCATCAGCGAGCGCCCGCAGCCCCTGCCAG CAAGGTACTTTGACACGAAGACGACGGAGCCCATCAGCTTCTtcttgtccggcctggaggagctgctgtcctggcagCCCAACAGCAACGATGAGTTCAATGTGTCGGCCGTGCCTCTGGCCAAGCGGCAGCCCCCACTGTCCAGCAGGAGGCCCCGGACACTGGTGTGCCACGACATGCGCGGCGGGTACTTGGAGGACAG GTTCATCCAGGGCTCAGCCACACGCAACCCCTATGTCTTCTACCACTGGCGCTACATCGACATCTTCGTGTACTTCAGCCACCACACCGTCACCATCCCGCCCGTGGTCTGGACCAACGCAGCGCACCGGAACAGCGTCCCCGTGCTGG GCACATTCATCACGGAGTGGACAGACGGGGAGAAGCTGTGTGAGGCGTTCCTGGCCGGCGGGGAGGAGGCGTACGGCGCCGTGGCCGAGCAGCTGGCCCGCATTGCCCAGCACTTCCGCTTCGACGGCTGGCTGGTCAACATAGAGAACACGCTGAGC GCGGCAGCGGTGGGGAACCTGCCCTTCTTCCTGCGCGACCTGACGGCACGGGTGCACAGCGCCGTGCCGGGAGGACTGGTGATCTGGTATGACAGCGTCCTGAAGGATGGCACACTGAAGTGGCAGAACGAGCTGAATGATCAGAATAG GATATTCTTTGATGCATGTGATGGGCTGTTCACCAACTACAACTggaaggaggagcagctggagcgcACGCAGAGGCTGGCTGGCCCACGCCAAGATGACATCTATGTCGGTGTTGATGTCTTTGCCCGTGGGGATGTGATTGGCGGTGGCTTCGACACTGACAAG TCCCTGCGCCTGATCCGCCAGTACGGCCTCTCTGCAGCCATCTTCGCTCCCGGCTGGGTCTATGAGCACCTGGGGAAGGAGAACTTCCTGCAGAACGAGAACAG GTTCTGGGGCTTGCTGGCTGAGTACCTGCCCACACACAGCGTTTGTACACTGCCCCTCACCACCTCCTTCAGCCTGGGCATGGGCACCAGCACATTCCTGGATGGGAAG GATGAAGAGTCTGGGCCCTGGTACGACCTGAGCGCGCAGGACATCCAGCCACTGTACCCGGAGCAGCAGGGCACGCTGAGtaccagctgctgcctgcaggatgCCTGGTGTGGgggcagctccctgcagctgcaggggacCATTCCCCCTGGCGAGGAGCGCGTGGCTGTCCG CCTCTTCTCTTTGCAGATACCGGCCCCCCCCAAGCTCTTCCTGACTCTGCTCTACAAGCTGGAGGGGCCACAGCCCGATGACATCACAGTGGCACTGGAGGTCACCACCTGGGACTCAGGGATCTGCTTGGAGGGAAACCCCACCTCCCTGCCTG AGCCCAACGGCCGGTACCACCCCCGGTTCCTGCCGGCACCGCCGCCCAGCCTCGCCAAGCTGCTCGCCGCTTGCCACCGTGGTTCCCATGGCTGGACCAGCCG GTGCTatgagctggagctgcaggactgCAGCCTACGAGACCTCTCTGTGATTGTGTCCCGCCAGCAGCCCAGCCCGCAGGAGACATCCTTCACCTGCCTCCTCGGGGAGGTCCGG GTGCTGGACACGGCCAGCGTGGCGGCCTCCCCCCCGCAGGTGCACGGCGTGACGGCCTCGCAGCTCTGGTGGCAGGAGGGCCCCGAGCCCGAGCAGCTCTCGCTCAGCCTCACCCTGCGCTGGTCCTTCCCGCCTGGCCGTGCCAGATGGTTCCGTGTCCTGAGCCAGGGCGCCCGGTGCCGCCTGGGCCAGACGGCGCCGcaggtgctggggctggcacagggctgccTGTTCCGTGCCGTGGGGCTGTCGGTGCCGCGGCCAGCGCCCGGCCAGTCCTgccggctggagctgctggtggaaCCGGTACTGCGGGACGAGCTGCCTGTGGACCCCGAGCGCTGGGGCCGCCTCGTGCTGGTCTATTCCGCGCCAGGCAGCGGCACCAGCTCAGATGGGCATTAA